A window of the Tiliqua scincoides isolate rTilSci1 chromosome 5, rTilSci1.hap2, whole genome shotgun sequence genome harbors these coding sequences:
- the LOC136652651 gene encoding olfactory receptor 12D1-like, producing the protein MKNQTEVHEFILLGLTNDHRQQPVLFICFLLLYLACLLGNAAILTVIVAEPRLQTPMYFFLGNLSCLDLCFSTVTIPKMLSGFLVEQQTITFLGCLTQMHFFHFLGGSEAIVLSVMAYDRYVAICKPLRYSTIMSNRACLWLAVMTWGIGFCQALIHAVAASQLSFCGPNHVLHFFCDIKPVLKLACSSTVLNILLLNVVAGGIALSCFFVIFLSYLYIITFLFVKFRTWQSRWKAFSTCASHLTVVAICLIPVISNYMLASAGDSSVREMIISVLYSAVTPVLNPLIYTLRNQEVKSSVRKILSRKFSGRT; encoded by the coding sequence ATGAAGAACCAGACAGAGGTGCATGAGTTCATCCTTCTGGGTCTGACAAATGATCACAGACAGCAACCAGTTCTCTTCATATGTTTCCTGCTACTCTACTTGGCCTGCCTCCTGGGGAATGCAGCCATCCTGACTGTAATTGTAGCTGAGCCCCGGCTCCagacccccatgtatttcttcctaggCAACCTCTCTTGTCTGGACTTATGTTTCTCTACAGTGACAATACCCAAAATGCTGAGCGGCTTCCTTGTAGAACAGCAGACTATTACCTTTCTTGGGTGCCTGACTCAGATGCATTTTTTCCACTTCTTGGGTGGCTCAGAAGCCATAGTTCTGAGTGTCATGGCATACGACCGCTATGTAGCTATCTGCAAGCCGCTACGTTACTCCACCATCATGAGCAACCGGGCTTGCCTTTGGCTAGCTGTGATGACCTGGGGTATTGGTTTCTGCCAAGCCCTAATACATGCAGTGGCGGCATCCCAGCTATCGTTCTGCGGCCCCAACCACGTTCTGCACTTCTTTTGCGACATCAAACCCGTGCTCAAACTGGCATGCAGCAGCACTGTCCTCAACATCCTCCTCCTCAATGTGGTCGCTGGTGGCATTGCTCTGAGTTGCTTCTTTGTTATCTTCCTCTCCTACCTCTATATCATCACCTTCCTCTTCGTCAAATTCCGGACATGGCAGAGTCGTtggaaagccttctccacctgcGCATCTCACCTGACTGTTGTGGCTATTTGTCTCATTCCAGTCATATCAAACTacatgcttgcctctgctggtgaCTCTTCTGTAAGGGAGATGATTATCAGTGTGCTCTACAGTGCAGTCACCCCAGTTTTAAACCCTTTAATCTACACCTTGAGGAATCAAGAAGTAAAATCATCTGTGAGAAAAATCCTAAGCAGAAAGTTTTCTGGAAGGACATga
- the LOC136652652 gene encoding olfactory receptor 12D1-like, whose product MENGTEVREFILLSLTNDRRQQHVLFLVFLLLYMACLLGNGVIMAIVLAEPGLHTPMYFFLSNLSCLDICLCTVTVPNLLNNFLMQHKSISFMGCLTQLQFFHFLASSEAILLGVMAYDRYIAICNPLRYSVIMSARVCLSLAVSTWTTGFFHALMHTIMTSRLWFCGPNIVLHFFCDIKPLLKLSCSSTALNRTLLNVVTGFIALAPFFITLISYLYIISFVFFKFRTWQSHWKAFSTCVSHLTVVTLYLFSAMLNYMLASAGDSSEREMVISMLYTVVTPVLNPLIYTLRNKEVKLSLRKMVSRKLLC is encoded by the coding sequence ATGGAGAACGGGACAGAAGTGCGTGAGTTCATCCTCCTGAGTCTGACAAATGATCGCAGACAGCAACATGTTCTCTTCCTCGTATTCCTGCTGCTCTACATGGCCTGTCTGCTGGGGAATGGGGTCATTATGGCTATCGTCCTAGCCGAGCCAGGGCTCCATACCCCCATGTACTTTTTTCTAAGCAACCTCTCTTGTTTGGATATATGTCTCTGTACTGTTACTGTGCCAAATCTGCTGAACAACTTCTTAATGCAACACAAATCCATTTCTTTCATGGGTTGTCTGACTCAGCTGCAGTTCTTCCACTTCCTGGCCAGCAGCGAGGCCATACTGCTGGGTGTCATGGCCTATGACCGATACATAGCTATATGCAACCCATTGCGTTACTCCGTCATCATGAGTGCAAGGGTTTGCCTCTCACTTGCGGTGTCCACTTGGACGACTGGCTTTTTCCATGCCTTAATGCACACAATAATGACCTCCAGATTATGGTTCTGTGGCCCTAACATTGTCCTGCACTTCTTTTGTGACATCAAACCTCTGCTCAAACTGTCCTGCAGTAGCACTGCTCTCAACCGCACGCTCCTTAATGTGGTCACTGGTTTTATTGCTCTGGCTCCCTTTTTTATCACCCTCATCTCCTACCTCTATATCATCTCTTTTGTCTTCTTCAAATTCCGGACATGGCAGAGCCActggaaagccttctccacttgtgTCTCACACCTGACTGTGGTGACTCTCTACTTATTTTCAGCAATGTTGAACTacatgcttgcctctgctggtgaCTCCTCTGAGAGAGAGATGGTCATCAGTATGCTGTACACTGTGGTCACCCCAGTGTTAAACCCTCTAATCTATACTCTGAGGAATAAAGAGGTGAAATTGTCTCTGAGAAAAATGGTGAGCAGAAAACTTCTTTGTTAG
- the LOC136652653 gene encoding olfactory receptor 12D1-like, whose product MENGTQVREFILLSLTNDRRQQHVLFLVFLLLYMACLLGNGVIMAIVIAEPGLHTPMYFFLSNLSCLDICLCTVTVPNLLSNFIMQHKSISFIGCLTQLQFFQFLGSSEAILLGVMAYDRYIAICNPMRYSVIMSVRVCLSLAVSTWTTGFFHALMHTIMTSRLWFCGPNIVLHFFCDIKPLLKLSCSSTALNLTLRKAFSTCVSHLTVVTLYQFPAMLNYMLASAGDSSEREMVISMLYTVVTPVLNPLIYTLRNKEVKLSLRKMVSRKLLFRSI is encoded by the exons ATGGAGAACGGGACACAGGTGCGTGAGTTCATCCTCCTGAGTCTGACAAATGATCGCAGACAGCAACATGTTCTCTTCCTCGTATTCCTGCTGCTCTACATGGCCTGTCTGCTGGGGAATGGGGTCATTATGGCTATTGTCATAGCCGAGCCAGGGCTCCATACCCCCATGTACTTTTTTCTAAGCAACCTCTCTTGTTTGGATATATGTCTCTGTACTGTTACTGTGCCAAATCTGCTGAGCAACTTCATAATGCAACACAAATCCATTTCTTTCATCGGGTGTCTGACTCAGCTGCAGTTCTTCCAGTTCCTGGGCAGCAGCGAGGCCATACTTCTGGGTGTCATGGCCTATGACCGATACATAGCTATCTGCAACCCGATGCGTTACTCTGTCATCATGAGTGTAAGGGTTTGCCTCTCACTTGCGGTGTCCACTTGGACGACTGGTTTTTTCCATGCCTTAATGCACACAATAATGACCTCCAGATTATGGTTCTGTGGCCCTAACATTGTCCTGCACTTCTTTTGTGACATCAAACCTCTGCTCAAACTGTCCTGCAGTAGCACTGCTCTCAACCTCACTCTCC ggaaagccttctccacttgtgTCTCACACCTGACTGTGGTGACTCTCTACCAGTTTCCAGCAATGTTGAACTacatgcttgcctctgctggtgaCTCCTCTGAGAGAGAGATGGTCATCAGTATGCTGTACACGGTGGTCACCCCAGTGTTAAACCCTCTAATCTATACTCTGAGGAATAAAGAGGTGAAATTATCTCTGAGAAAAATGGTGAGCAGAAAACTGCTCTTCAGAAGTATTTAG